A window of the Henckelia pumila isolate YLH828 chromosome 3, ASM3356847v2, whole genome shotgun sequence genome harbors these coding sequences:
- the LOC140888344 gene encoding mitogen-activated protein kinase kinase kinase 20-like codes for MHWIRGEELGRGGFAFVSKGVIQQEDSSCLVVAVKSSKSSECKSLVKEKKLLDRFNNCPFIIRCFGDETSQEDGQELYNIFLEYASGGCLAGEINKSSNAGKGLPEPLVKKHTRSILVALSHMHAMGYVHCDIKPHNILIVKEAGVEDTAKLADLGSALNMRGRGGEDEDDDDGGFRGTVLYAAPESISNQTYVPQSDVWSLGCTVLSMLTGNNSPWKFDKSCMNAVDVMMKIGCSDQIPEMPRKLISKEAMDFLKKCFVKDPTSRCTAHVLLDHPFIKAAPLAGRCSSSSRRHHHHHHLASRLFHGISSLVPTCFHLHHSAAVS; via the coding sequence ATGCATTGGATTAGAGGAGAAGAATTGGGAAGAGGTGGTTTCGCTTTTGTGAGCAAAGGCGTAATCCAACAAGAAGATAGCAGCTGCCTGGTGGTTGCTGTAAAATCATCAAAATCATCGGAATGCAAATCACTAGTGAAAGAAAAGAAGTTGTTGGATCGTTTCAACAATTGTCCGTTCATCATCCGATGTTTCGGGGACGAGACGTCCCAAGAAGATGGTCAGGAGTTGTACAATATCTTTCTCGAGTACGCCTCCGGAGGTTGTTTGGCCGGCGAGATCAACAAGTCTTCTAACGCCGGAAAAGGCTTGCCGGAGCCTCTTGTGAAGAAGCACACGAGATCAATTCTCGTGGCTCTTTCTCATATGCACGCAATGGGGTACGTGCACTGCGACATTAAGCCCCACAATATCCTCATCGTTAAAGAAGCTGGTGTTGAAGATACTGCGAAGCTCGCAGACCTTGGAAGTGCTCTTAACATGCGTGGCCGAGGCGGCGAAgacgaagatgatgatgatggggGTTTCAGGGGTACTGTTCTTTATGCAGCGCCGGAGTCGATATCCAATCAAACATACGTACCTCAATCGGATGTTTGGTCTTTGGGATGCACCGTTTTGTCCATGTTGACAGGGAATAATTCCCCTTGGAAGTTTGATAAATCATGTATGAATGCCGTTGATGTGATGATGAAAATCGGTTGTAGCGATCAGATTCCGGAGATGCCGAGGAAGCTGATTTCCAAAGAGGCCATGGATTTTCTCAAAAAATGTTTTGTTAAGGATCCAACATCAAGATGTACTGCCCACGTGCTTCTTGATCATCCCTTCATCAAAGCCGCCCCTCTTGCCGGAAGATGCAGCAGCAGCAGCCGccgccaccaccaccaccatcaTCTCGCATCAAGATTGTTTCACGGCATCAGCTCGTTGGTCCCCACCTGCTTTCATCTCCATCATTCGGCAGCAGTTAGCTAG